A single window of Rhodococcus jostii RHA1 DNA harbors:
- a CDS encoding LutB/LldF family L-lactate oxidation iron-sulfur protein, whose protein sequence is MTTFLGSPTFHAGTGNIRGTESFPDAARKSLADTQLRANLGAATTTIRNKRIAAVAEVEDWEELRQAGSALKADVMARLPELLVQFEENVTARGGTVHWARDSEEANRIITDLVQATGSDEVVKVKSMATQETGLNEHLEANGIAAIETDLAELIVQLGEDKPSHILVPAIHRNRAEIREIFLKSMPGIDKDITDDPRALAMAARAHLRRKFLSAKVAVSGANFGVTETGTLAVVESEGNGRMCLTLPDTLITLMGIEKLVPTFTDLEVFMQLLPRSSTAERMNPYTSMWTGVHPGDGPQNFHVVLLDNGRTNVLADEVGRSALHCIRCSACLNVCPVYERAGGHAYGSVYPGPIGAILSPQLTGTTGHDDPNASLPFASTLCGACFDACPVRIDIPSILVHLRAEQVDSERHGLPGGQDLAMKAAGFVMGSEKRFAAAETASKVGRVLGGKKGRITSLPYPGSKWTASRDLPSPPKETFRQWWARTHEDTTR, encoded by the coding sequence ATGACCACGTTCCTCGGCTCGCCCACCTTCCATGCGGGCACCGGAAACATCCGGGGCACAGAATCTTTCCCCGACGCGGCGCGGAAATCACTCGCCGACACCCAACTGCGCGCCAATCTCGGCGCGGCCACCACCACCATTCGCAACAAGCGCATCGCCGCGGTCGCCGAGGTCGAGGACTGGGAGGAACTGCGGCAGGCGGGCAGCGCCCTCAAGGCGGACGTGATGGCGCGGCTCCCCGAATTGCTCGTTCAGTTCGAGGAGAACGTCACCGCCCGCGGCGGCACCGTCCACTGGGCACGCGACTCGGAGGAGGCGAACCGGATCATCACCGACCTCGTGCAGGCCACCGGCTCCGACGAGGTCGTGAAGGTCAAGTCGATGGCCACCCAGGAGACGGGCCTCAACGAGCACCTCGAGGCGAACGGGATCGCGGCGATCGAAACCGACCTCGCCGAACTCATCGTCCAACTCGGCGAAGACAAGCCGAGCCACATCCTCGTTCCCGCCATCCACCGCAACCGCGCCGAGATCCGTGAGATCTTCCTGAAATCGATGCCGGGCATCGACAAGGACATCACCGACGACCCCCGGGCGCTGGCGATGGCCGCGCGGGCACACCTTCGGCGGAAGTTCCTCTCCGCGAAGGTGGCAGTCAGCGGCGCGAACTTCGGGGTCACGGAAACCGGGACCCTCGCGGTGGTGGAGTCGGAGGGCAACGGGCGGATGTGCCTCACCCTCCCCGACACCCTCATCACCCTCATGGGCATCGAGAAACTGGTCCCGACGTTCACCGACCTCGAGGTGTTCATGCAACTGCTGCCGCGGTCGTCCACCGCCGAGCGGATGAACCCGTACACCTCCATGTGGACCGGGGTGCATCCCGGCGACGGCCCGCAGAACTTCCACGTCGTCCTCCTCGACAACGGTCGCACCAACGTGCTGGCCGACGAGGTCGGGCGGTCGGCACTCCACTGCATCCGCTGCAGCGCCTGCCTGAACGTGTGCCCCGTCTACGAGCGGGCAGGCGGACACGCGTACGGGTCGGTGTATCCGGGCCCGATCGGCGCGATCCTCAGCCCGCAACTCACCGGGACCACCGGCCACGACGACCCGAACGCGTCGCTGCCGTTCGCCTCGACGCTGTGCGGCGCCTGCTTCGACGCCTGCCCGGTACGCATCGACATCCCCAGCATTCTCGTGCACCTGCGCGCGGAGCAGGTCGACTCCGAGCGGCACGGGCTTCCCGGCGGCCAGGACCTCGCGATGAAGGCCGCGGGCTTCGTGATGGGGTCGGAGAAGCGCTTCGCCGCCGCCGAGACGGCGTCCAAGGTCGGCCGGGTGCTGGGCGGCAAGAAGGGACGCATCACGTCGCTGCCGTACCCGGGGTCCAAGTGGACCGCGAGCCGCGACCTCCCCTCCCCGCCGAAGGAAACCTTCCGCCAATGGTGGGCCCGCACTCACGAGGACACGACACGATGA
- a CDS encoding LutC/YkgG family protein, which yields MTAREEILSRIRSALADAPAPEPVPRDYHRLPASGPGDVEFFAHTVDDYRAQVHRADESTVAEVVTGLIAEGARAVVPPDLPLSWRPRRDVVVDGAPAELSTLELDALDVVVTGCTLGIAATGTIVLDGGTGQGRRALTLVPDHHICIVRTDQIVDTVPQAFQTLDATKPLTFISGPSATSDIELNRVEGVHGPRTLDVVIVR from the coding sequence ATGACCGCACGCGAAGAGATCCTGTCCCGGATCCGGTCGGCGCTCGCCGACGCGCCCGCCCCCGAACCCGTTCCCCGCGACTACCACCGCCTGCCTGCGTCGGGGCCCGGGGACGTCGAGTTCTTCGCCCACACCGTCGACGACTACCGCGCGCAGGTCCATCGCGCCGACGAGAGCACGGTCGCCGAGGTCGTCACCGGGCTGATCGCGGAGGGCGCGCGCGCCGTCGTCCCGCCGGACCTGCCGCTGTCGTGGCGGCCGCGACGTGACGTCGTCGTCGACGGGGCACCCGCCGAACTGTCGACGCTCGAACTCGACGCGCTCGACGTGGTCGTCACCGGTTGCACCCTCGGGATCGCCGCCACCGGGACGATCGTGCTCGACGGCGGCACCGGGCAGGGGCGGCGGGCACTGACCCTGGTCCCGGATCACCACATCTGCATCGTGCGCACCGATCAGATCGTCGACACCGTCCCGCAGGCCTTCCAGACCCTCGACGCAACCAAGCCGCTGACGTTCATCAGCGGCCCCAGCGCCACCAGCGACATCGAACTCAACCGCGTCGAGGGCGTCCACGGTCCCCGGACGCTGGACGTCGTCATAGTGCGCTGA
- a CDS encoding alpha/beta hydrolase yields MIRVGIVALVVVALLVAGVWVLQRRLIYYPDNSPVPPADRLIAGAEDITLTTSDGLELGAWYVPPASGGPRMTVLVAAGNAGNRADRALLASDLAAAGFATLLFDYRGYGGNPGHPGEDGLALDVRAAHRYLVDERRVPPERLLYFGESLGTGVVTELATGHPPAGLLLRSPFVDLASVGARHYPFLPVRLLLRDRFPVAEYVARIDVPTTVVYGTADSVVPPDQSARVADAARGPVETVVLQGAGHNDDVMFGGAEIVRAIADLAARALRAP; encoded by the coding sequence ATGATCCGCGTCGGCATCGTTGCGCTCGTAGTCGTCGCTCTGCTGGTCGCGGGGGTGTGGGTATTGCAGCGGCGTCTGATCTACTACCCCGACAACTCGCCGGTGCCGCCTGCCGACCGACTGATCGCCGGGGCCGAGGACATCACGTTGACCACGTCGGACGGCCTCGAACTGGGTGCCTGGTACGTCCCACCCGCGAGCGGGGGCCCGCGCATGACCGTCCTCGTGGCCGCCGGGAACGCCGGCAACAGGGCCGACCGCGCGCTGCTGGCGTCGGACCTCGCCGCCGCCGGTTTCGCCACACTGCTCTTCGACTACCGCGGGTACGGCGGCAACCCCGGCCACCCCGGCGAGGACGGGCTGGCACTCGACGTCCGAGCGGCCCACCGGTACCTCGTCGACGAACGTCGCGTGCCGCCGGAGCGGCTGCTCTACTTCGGGGAAAGCCTCGGCACCGGCGTCGTCACCGAACTCGCCACCGGGCATCCGCCTGCGGGCCTGTTGCTTCGGTCGCCGTTCGTCGACCTCGCGTCCGTCGGCGCCCGGCACTACCCGTTCCTGCCGGTCCGGCTGCTGCTGCGCGACCGTTTCCCCGTCGCGGAGTACGTCGCACGCATCGATGTGCCGACCACCGTGGTCTACGGCACCGCCGACAGCGTCGTCCCCCCGGACCAGAGCGCACGCGTGGCGGATGCGGCGCGCGGTCCCGTCGAAACCGTCGTGCTGCAAGGGGCGGGGCACAACGACGACGTGATGTTCGGGGGCGCGGAGATCGTCCGCGCCATCGCCGATCTGGCCGCGAGGGCGCTCCGCGCCCCGTGA
- a CDS encoding PHP domain-containing protein: MDPVEALREIAFWLERSRDEAPRIAAFRRAADVLTYADEDELAELEERGWVSPPDIGSEAAAIIRECAESVPLYLMYLRNAAEPIGLGGTELLDALRGDLHTHSDWSDGRCPIREMMRRAAALGHEYCAITDHSPRLTVANGMSSEQLLSQLSVVAELNAELAPFRVLTGIEVDILDDGSLDQDDDLLADLDIVVASVHSHLDTDRATTTKRMLQAVKSPHVDVLGHCTGRLVEGARGPRPESKFDAERVFEACREYGTAVEINSRPERRDPPGRLIDLALNSGCKFSIDTDAHTTGQLAWQGYACERAAERGVEPSDVINTLPVAELLEWAGTPIRQ; encoded by the coding sequence ATGGACCCCGTCGAAGCGCTGCGGGAAATTGCGTTCTGGCTCGAGCGCTCGCGTGACGAGGCACCGAGGATCGCCGCATTCCGGCGGGCGGCCGACGTGCTGACGTACGCGGACGAGGACGAACTGGCCGAGCTGGAGGAGCGCGGCTGGGTGTCGCCACCCGACATCGGATCCGAGGCCGCCGCGATCATCCGTGAGTGCGCCGAGTCGGTGCCGCTGTATCTGATGTACCTGCGCAATGCGGCCGAGCCGATCGGCCTCGGCGGGACCGAACTGCTCGACGCCCTCCGCGGCGACCTGCACACCCATTCCGACTGGTCGGACGGCCGGTGCCCGATCCGGGAGATGATGCGCCGCGCGGCCGCCCTGGGCCACGAGTACTGCGCGATCACCGATCACTCGCCGCGGCTGACGGTCGCGAACGGGATGTCGTCGGAGCAACTGCTCTCCCAGCTGAGCGTCGTCGCCGAACTGAACGCGGAACTCGCGCCGTTCCGCGTGCTCACCGGTATCGAGGTCGACATCCTCGACGACGGCTCCCTCGACCAGGACGACGACCTGCTCGCCGACCTGGACATCGTGGTGGCCAGCGTGCACTCGCACCTGGACACCGACCGTGCGACGACGACCAAGCGGATGCTGCAGGCCGTGAAGTCCCCGCACGTCGACGTGCTCGGGCACTGCACCGGCCGGCTCGTCGAGGGTGCGCGGGGACCGCGGCCCGAATCGAAGTTCGACGCGGAACGGGTGTTCGAGGCGTGCCGGGAGTACGGCACCGCGGTCGAGATCAACTCCCGCCCCGAGCGCCGCGACCCGCCGGGACGCCTGATCGACCTCGCACTGAACAGCGGGTGCAAGTTCTCCATCGACACCGACGCGCACACCACCGGTCAGCTCGCCTGGCAGGGCTACGCCTGCGAGCGCGCCGCCGAACGCGGAGTCGAGCCGTCGGACGTGATCAACACCCTGCCCGTGGCCGAGTTGCTGGAGTGGGCGGGAACACCGATCCGGCAATGA
- a CDS encoding PhoX family protein, with amino-acid sequence MSLKPLALFVNHDGVSSRASVTCQYKCGNACSHDVPNTSHGEYFRDIARTALSRRGMLRGTGMAVLAVGAGSALVACSDDSGNGSVSGSDGSDGSAPAGTNFDAVAPNTEDALVVPDGYEQAVVIRWGDPVLPGAPAFDFDNQTAQAQAQQFGFNNDFAGLLPVEGQPNTFLLVVNHEYTTEPFMFTGYDAENPSPEQFQTALAAHGLSVVQVKGESASGALTPEFGPYNRRITATTEFVVTGPAAGSDFLKTSADPTGTKVLGTLNNCSGGVTPWGTVLSGEENFNQYFANAELVTDPAVAARLKRYGVEGGASERKWERFDKRFDLAQEPNEVNRFGYVVEVDPWDATSAPVKHTALGRFKHEAATIHVTDDGTVVAYSGDDERFDYMYKFVSSRKVMDGRSQAALRHNMTLLDAGTLYVAKFSGNSADEIDGSGTLPASGTFDGTGEWIPLLRTGEDGRGESLVDGMSAEEVAVFTRQAGDKVGATKMDRPEDFEPSPTTGKVYVALTNNTKRGVDGAAAADEANPRNNNKNGQVLELTDDHAGTAFTWNLLLVCGDPTEADTYFGGFDKASVSPISCPDNLAFDPHGNLWISTDGNALKSNDGLFSVVLEGPNRGETKQFLTVPKGAETCGPIVGEQRVTVCVQHPGELDDASADNPASHWPDGGDAQPRPAVVAVWKSGGRIGV; translated from the coding sequence GTGAGTTTGAAACCCCTCGCACTGTTCGTCAATCACGACGGCGTGTCTTCGCGCGCATCCGTCACCTGTCAGTACAAGTGCGGAAACGCGTGCTCCCACGACGTGCCCAACACCTCGCACGGCGAATACTTCCGTGACATCGCCCGTACCGCCCTGTCGCGGCGCGGGATGCTGCGCGGGACCGGGATGGCCGTCCTCGCCGTCGGCGCGGGCAGTGCGCTGGTGGCCTGCTCGGACGACTCCGGCAACGGAAGCGTCTCCGGTTCGGACGGTTCGGACGGTTCCGCACCAGCCGGAACGAACTTCGACGCCGTCGCCCCCAACACCGAGGACGCCCTCGTCGTCCCCGACGGGTACGAGCAGGCCGTGGTGATCCGCTGGGGCGACCCGGTGCTGCCCGGGGCTCCCGCGTTCGACTTCGACAACCAGACCGCCCAGGCGCAGGCGCAGCAGTTCGGGTTCAACAACGACTTCGCCGGACTCCTGCCGGTCGAGGGGCAGCCGAACACCTTCCTGCTGGTGGTCAACCACGAGTACACCACCGAGCCGTTCATGTTCACGGGCTACGACGCCGAGAACCCGTCGCCGGAGCAGTTCCAGACCGCGCTCGCCGCCCACGGGCTGTCCGTGGTGCAGGTGAAGGGCGAATCCGCCTCCGGCGCGCTCACTCCCGAGTTCGGACCGTACAACCGGCGCATCACGGCGACGACGGAATTCGTCGTCACCGGCCCTGCCGCGGGCAGCGACTTCCTGAAGACGTCCGCGGACCCGACGGGCACGAAGGTGCTCGGCACGCTGAACAACTGTTCGGGTGGCGTCACCCCGTGGGGCACGGTGCTGTCGGGGGAGGAGAACTTCAACCAGTACTTCGCGAACGCCGAACTGGTCACCGACCCCGCCGTCGCCGCACGGCTGAAGCGGTACGGCGTGGAAGGTGGTGCGTCCGAACGTAAGTGGGAACGGTTCGACAAGCGTTTCGACCTCGCCCAGGAGCCGAACGAGGTGAACCGCTTCGGCTACGTCGTCGAAGTCGATCCGTGGGACGCGACGTCCGCACCCGTCAAGCACACGGCACTGGGCCGGTTCAAGCACGAGGCCGCCACCATCCACGTCACCGACGACGGCACCGTCGTGGCGTACAGCGGTGACGACGAACGATTCGACTACATGTACAAGTTCGTCTCCAGCCGCAAGGTGATGGACGGCAGGAGCCAGGCCGCATTGCGCCACAACATGACGCTGCTGGACGCGGGCACCCTGTACGTCGCGAAGTTCAGCGGCAACTCGGCGGACGAAATCGACGGGTCGGGCACGCTGCCGGCGAGCGGCACGTTCGACGGCACCGGCGAGTGGATCCCGCTGCTGCGCACCGGCGAGGACGGCCGGGGCGAGTCGCTCGTCGACGGCATGAGCGCCGAGGAGGTGGCGGTGTTCACCCGTCAGGCCGGCGACAAGGTGGGTGCCACCAAGATGGACCGTCCCGAGGACTTCGAACCCAGCCCGACGACCGGCAAGGTGTACGTGGCACTGACCAACAACACCAAGCGCGGCGTCGACGGCGCGGCGGCCGCCGACGAGGCCAACCCGCGGAACAACAACAAGAACGGCCAGGTCCTCGAACTCACCGACGACCACGCCGGCACCGCGTTCACGTGGAACCTGCTGCTCGTGTGCGGTGACCCGACGGAGGCCGACACCTACTTCGGCGGCTTCGACAAGGCGAGCGTCAGCCCGATCTCCTGCCCCGACAACCTCGCGTTCGATCCGCACGGCAACCTGTGGATCTCCACCGACGGCAACGCGCTGAAGTCCAACGACGGCCTGTTCAGCGTCGTCCTCGAGGGCCCGAACCGCGGGGAGACCAAGCAGTTCCTCACCGTGCCCAAGGGCGCCGAGACGTGCGGTCCGATCGTCGGCGAGCAGCGGGTCACGGTGTGCGTGCAGCACCCGGGTGAACTGGACGACGCCAGCGCCGACAACCCGGCGTCGCACTGGCCCGACGGCGGCGACGCGCAGCCGCGTCCCGCCGTCGTGGCGGTGTGGAAGTCGGGCGGCCGGATCGGCGTCTGA
- a CDS encoding NmrA family NAD(P)-binding protein translates to MTESLSRGAEIAVIGAAGKTGAAVVAALEGLDDVRRVVHTARRAGDFAVDLETGAGLDKALSGCRGVYFIAPNVHPDEPALLRNTMRAAASVGVDHFVYHSVAWPYTPLMPHHVDKARCEDELRTFGGLRWTVLQPCAYAENFGAVLAGTATTVELPYSPDAAFSFVALADVAEVGARVLVEGPDIHHGATYELGGPEALSVRDLCDRAGGPVSVKQVSVDEWMSRHGRDLTDDGRARLSAMFEFYDRYGFLAGGAMFESLLGRPPTPAG, encoded by the coding sequence ATGACCGAGTCACTCTCCCGCGGCGCCGAGATCGCCGTCATCGGCGCCGCGGGGAAGACCGGAGCCGCCGTCGTGGCGGCGCTCGAGGGACTCGACGACGTACGCCGGGTGGTGCACACCGCCCGGCGTGCCGGTGATTTCGCCGTCGACCTCGAAACGGGTGCGGGACTGGACAAGGCGCTGTCGGGTTGCCGGGGTGTGTACTTCATCGCCCCCAACGTGCACCCCGACGAGCCGGCGCTGCTGCGGAACACGATGCGCGCCGCAGCGTCGGTGGGCGTCGATCACTTCGTCTACCACTCCGTGGCCTGGCCGTACACCCCGCTCATGCCCCACCACGTCGACAAGGCGCGGTGCGAGGACGAACTCCGGACGTTCGGCGGGCTCCGGTGGACCGTCCTGCAGCCGTGCGCCTACGCCGAGAATTTCGGGGCGGTGCTGGCGGGCACGGCGACGACCGTCGAACTGCCCTACAGCCCCGACGCGGCGTTCTCGTTCGTCGCACTCGCGGACGTCGCCGAGGTGGGCGCGCGAGTGCTGGTGGAGGGCCCGGACATCCACCACGGCGCCACCTACGAACTCGGCGGCCCGGAGGCCCTCAGCGTGCGGGACCTGTGCGACCGGGCGGGTGGCCCGGTGTCGGTGAAGCAGGTGTCCGTCGACGAGTGGATGTCGCGGCACGGGCGGGACCTGACGGACGACGGTCGCGCCCGGTTGTCCGCGATGTTCGAGTTCTACGACCGGTACGGGTTCCTCGCGGGCGGCGCGATGTTCGAGTCGCTGCTCGGGCGTCCGCCCACCCCCGCCGGGTGA
- a CDS encoding hydantoinase B/oxoprolinase family protein, translating to MTVTTEPVAVQAVKPYRLTPVDGTTPDPVLVEIVAGYLASVEMEVETSISRTSRSPMIRDAHDFRAGIHDRNLRKLTGRSYSALVHPVARDFPLDTMKPGDVYFHNDVYLSEGGIGHLPDLCVTVPVFATRPGEEEPSVVAFVQAFGHHDDIGGCCPGSMPSGATTVYEEGLMVPPIKLWDQGVPNEAALRIMTRNSRMPDALAADLDAECSACLMGARRLTELFERYGCDTVEACFDAMMDATTETYRREILSKIPKGEYTWEDYAEHDGVDEPMLHRQRITLTKTGPEDEGGERLILDFNGTGPQAKGPINHCGDYADGNFLIKWLAPILRNLADSPERMAELDVNEGVVPLIEMKFPEKGTLITPIFPAPTNARTFVILRLLGVLAGVVAKAVDGNMPADQETIRYTGVYGEDFDGHSYLMREVLGGGSGGRHYADGEDTIHVVPDSRNLPTEFTESRFPFIVEKLGLAKDSGGAGRYRGGLGYEKHIRMLKDANFMSIADRSILSCWGVKGGKAGRPFSVVLDPGGPNEREFDALTDAEPIKAGEVVRIRTTGGGGWGDPLDRPIEEVVRDVLWGKVSAEGARVDYGVVLASSTGEPVADIDATEALREQLRADRGLDEPFFDRGPGYERLSGGAKFAEFDFIDR from the coding sequence ATGACCGTCACCACCGAACCCGTTGCAGTGCAGGCGGTCAAGCCCTACCGGCTGACCCCGGTCGACGGCACGACCCCCGACCCGGTGCTGGTGGAGATCGTCGCCGGCTACCTCGCCAGCGTCGAGATGGAGGTCGAGACGTCGATCTCGCGGACCTCCCGCTCCCCGATGATCCGCGACGCCCACGACTTCCGCGCCGGCATCCACGACCGAAACCTCCGGAAGCTCACGGGCCGTTCGTATTCGGCGCTGGTGCACCCGGTGGCCCGGGACTTCCCGCTCGACACGATGAAGCCCGGCGACGTCTACTTCCACAACGACGTCTACCTGTCCGAAGGCGGCATCGGCCACCTCCCCGACCTCTGCGTCACCGTCCCGGTGTTCGCCACCAGGCCGGGCGAGGAGGAACCGTCCGTCGTCGCGTTCGTGCAGGCGTTCGGCCACCACGACGACATCGGTGGCTGTTGCCCGGGATCGATGCCGTCGGGCGCGACCACGGTGTACGAGGAGGGCCTGATGGTCCCGCCGATCAAGCTGTGGGATCAGGGTGTGCCCAACGAGGCCGCACTGCGCATCATGACCCGCAACTCGCGGATGCCCGATGCGCTGGCCGCCGACCTCGACGCCGAGTGCTCGGCCTGCCTCATGGGCGCTCGCCGTCTCACCGAGCTGTTCGAGCGGTACGGCTGCGACACCGTCGAGGCCTGCTTCGACGCGATGATGGACGCGACCACCGAGACGTACCGGCGGGAGATCCTCAGCAAGATCCCGAAGGGCGAGTACACGTGGGAGGACTACGCCGAACACGACGGCGTCGACGAGCCCATGCTGCACCGGCAGCGGATCACGCTCACCAAGACCGGCCCGGAGGACGAGGGCGGCGAACGCCTCATCCTCGACTTCAACGGCACGGGCCCGCAGGCCAAGGGTCCCATCAACCACTGCGGTGACTACGCCGACGGCAACTTTCTCATCAAATGGCTCGCGCCGATCCTGCGCAACCTCGCCGACAGTCCCGAGCGGATGGCGGAACTCGACGTCAACGAGGGTGTCGTGCCGTTGATCGAGATGAAGTTCCCGGAGAAGGGCACGCTGATCACCCCGATCTTCCCGGCGCCCACCAATGCCCGGACGTTCGTGATCCTGCGACTGCTCGGCGTGCTCGCCGGCGTCGTCGCGAAAGCCGTCGACGGGAACATGCCCGCCGACCAGGAGACCATCCGCTACACGGGGGTGTACGGCGAGGACTTCGACGGGCACTCCTACCTGATGCGGGAGGTGCTCGGCGGCGGGTCCGGCGGCAGGCACTACGCGGACGGGGAGGACACCATCCACGTCGTTCCCGACTCGCGGAACCTGCCGACCGAATTCACCGAGAGCCGGTTCCCGTTCATCGTCGAGAAGCTCGGCCTGGCGAAGGACTCCGGCGGCGCCGGACGCTACCGCGGCGGCCTCGGCTACGAGAAGCACATCCGGATGCTCAAGGACGCGAACTTCATGTCCATCGCCGACCGGTCGATCCTCTCCTGCTGGGGAGTCAAGGGCGGCAAGGCCGGACGCCCCTTCTCGGTGGTCCTCGACCCCGGCGGACCGAACGAGCGCGAGTTCGACGCGCTGACCGACGCCGAACCGATCAAGGCCGGCGAAGTGGTGCGCATCCGCACCACAGGTGGCGGCGGCTGGGGCGACCCGCTCGACCGTCCGATCGAGGAAGTCGTCCGGGACGTGCTGTGGGGCAAGGTGTCCGCGGAGGGTGCACGCGTCGACTACGGTGTGGTGCTGGCGTCGTCGACCGGGGAACCGGTCGCGGACATCGACGCCACCGAGGCCCTGCGTGAGCAGCTGCGCGCGGACCGCGGCCTCGACGAGCCCTTCTTCGACCGCGGTCCCGGCTACGAACGTCTGTCCGGCGGAGCGAAGTTCGCCGAGTTCGACTTCATCGACCGGTGA
- a CDS encoding hydantoinase/oxoprolinase family protein, with protein sequence MESRKIRVGIDTGGTFTDVVAVDEESGAVVTTKTPSTPADPAQGFLTGIEKVLAKLGETGDAIGAVSHGTTVATNKLLEGKVENLGFITTEGYEHVLEIARQSVPDGYGNSYFWVKPDRIVPADRVRTIGGRLAFDGSEIRPLVEDDVREAARFFAQRGIRTIGVCLMHSYADPSHENRVRDLLLEEYPEATVSISSQVLREYREYERSITTLVDAAVKPNIRNYVNNIANRLREFSSDEGEARDIPFYVMKSNGGVLSAKEVVHQPITTVLSGPAAGALGAALIASVAGVEQVLTCDGGGTSTDVTVVVRGEPALTTEGRVGAYPSKIPMIDVVTVGAGGGSIAWQTPEGTLRVGPQSAGADPGPLCYGKGGSEPTITDAHVLLGRIPPHLLGGEIPLDTELARKGVEQLAHQLKLDFEACATGILEVSAWNQANALRQITVKRGLDVRDFTLVTFGGSGSLLACRLVDILGLKDVLVPLNPGNVSAFGLLTVDVRNDYVQTHVCRHDRLKIEELQSGLDALAAEAERALADEGFGEAERKYARSADLRYLGQAFEVRVPVGEGPVTQELMDDAADRFHQAHKELYGYDFRGDPHQHVEWVNLRVSGIGPIKRPILNEIAAGTGAESAVTGTRPAYFDEWVTTQVYDRARLGAGDVLEGPAVIEEFSSTIPVHPGFRARIDTFGNIRITKIADSNGANR encoded by the coding sequence GTGGAATCCAGAAAGATTCGGGTCGGTATCGACACCGGCGGAACATTCACCGACGTCGTGGCTGTGGACGAGGAGTCCGGAGCCGTCGTCACCACCAAGACGCCCTCGACGCCTGCCGACCCGGCGCAGGGATTCCTCACCGGTATCGAGAAGGTGCTCGCCAAGCTCGGCGAGACCGGCGACGCGATCGGCGCCGTCAGCCACGGCACCACCGTCGCCACCAACAAGCTCCTCGAAGGCAAGGTCGAGAACCTCGGATTCATCACCACCGAGGGGTACGAGCACGTCCTCGAGATCGCCCGCCAGTCCGTCCCCGACGGCTACGGCAACTCCTACTTCTGGGTCAAGCCCGACCGCATCGTCCCCGCCGACCGCGTCCGCACCATCGGCGGCCGGCTCGCGTTCGACGGCAGCGAGATCCGCCCCCTCGTCGAGGACGACGTCCGCGAGGCCGCCCGGTTCTTCGCCCAGCGCGGCATCCGCACCATCGGCGTGTGCCTCATGCACTCCTACGCCGACCCCAGCCACGAGAACCGCGTCCGGGATCTTCTGCTCGAGGAATACCCCGAGGCCACGGTAAGCATCTCCAGCCAGGTGCTGCGCGAGTACCGCGAATACGAGCGGTCCATCACCACGCTGGTCGATGCGGCCGTGAAGCCGAACATCCGCAACTACGTGAACAACATCGCCAACCGGCTGCGCGAGTTCTCCTCCGACGAGGGCGAAGCACGCGACATCCCGTTCTACGTGATGAAGTCGAACGGCGGCGTGCTCTCCGCCAAGGAGGTCGTGCACCAGCCGATCACGACGGTGCTGTCCGGCCCGGCGGCCGGCGCGCTCGGCGCGGCGCTCATCGCGAGTGTCGCGGGTGTCGAACAGGTCCTCACGTGCGACGGCGGCGGAACGTCGACCGACGTCACCGTGGTGGTCCGCGGTGAGCCCGCGCTCACCACCGAGGGTCGGGTGGGGGCGTACCCGTCGAAGATCCCGATGATCGACGTCGTCACCGTCGGCGCCGGCGGCGGCTCCATCGCCTGGCAGACCCCCGAGGGCACGCTCCGCGTCGGACCGCAGTCGGCGGGTGCCGACCCCGGACCGCTCTGCTACGGCAAGGGCGGCAGCGAGCCGACGATCACCGACGCCCACGTGCTGCTCGGCCGCATCCCACCCCACCTGCTCGGCGGCGAGATCCCCCTCGACACCGAACTGGCCCGCAAGGGCGTCGAGCAGCTCGCCCACCAGCTGAAGCTCGACTTCGAGGCGTGCGCCACCGGCATCCTCGAGGTGTCCGCATGGAACCAGGCCAACGCGCTGCGGCAGATCACGGTCAAGCGCGGTCTCGACGTCCGCGACTTCACCCTGGTCACGTTCGGCGGCTCCGGTTCGCTGCTCGCCTGCCGGCTGGTCGACATCCTCGGTCTCAAGGACGTCCTCGTCCCGCTGAACCCGGGCAACGTGTCCGCATTCGGGCTGCTCACGGTCGACGTCCGCAACGACTACGTGCAGACCCACGTCTGCAGACACGACCGGCTGAAGATCGAGGAACTGCAATCGGGGCTGGACGCGCTCGCCGCGGAGGCGGAGCGCGCACTCGCCGACGAGGGCTTCGGCGAGGCCGAGCGCAAGTATGCGCGCTCGGCCGACCTGCGCTACCTCGGCCAGGCCTTCGAGGTGCGGGTGCCCGTCGGTGAGGGTCCCGTCACGCAGGAGTTGATGGACGACGCCGCGGACCGGTTCCACCAGGCACACAAGGAGCTGTACGGCTACGACTTCCGCGGCGACCCGCACCAGCACGTCGAGTGGGTCAACCTGCGCGTCAGCGGCATCGGCCCGATCAAGCGCCCGATCCTCAACGAGATCGCGGCAGGGACCGGAGCGGAGTCCGCCGTGACCGGCACCCGTCCGGCGTACTTCGACGAGTGGGTCACCACCCAGGTCTACGACCGGGCCCGGCTCGGTGCCGGCGACGTCCTCGAGGGTCCGGCGGTGATCGAGGAATTCAGCTCGACCATCCCCGTGCACCCCGGTTTCCGGGCGCGGATCGACACCTTCGGAAACATCCGCATCACCAAGATCGCCGACTCGAACGGAGCGAACCGATGA